A genomic region of Methanocorpusculum vombati contains the following coding sequences:
- the serA gene encoding phosphoglycerate dehydrogenase: protein MSFKVLVSDPLAKEGVDILKGFCDVEEKADLSEDELVKIIGEYDALIVRSGTQVTARIIEAADKMKYIGRAGVGVDNIDCDAATKKGIIVSNAPEGNTLAATEHTIAMMMALARNIPQATASLKKGEWKRSKFMGNEMNGKVLGVVGFGRIGREVSKRAQALQMTVIAYDPFIPAEVGAAMGVEMMSVAELFTKADVITVHTPLIPSTTHLINKESIATMKDGVRLINCARGGIIDEAALYEAITSGKVAGAALDVFEQEPPTDSPLLSLDKVIVTPHLGASTVEAQKNVAISVAQQCIEVLKGGSARNAVNAPLVAPELRPKLEPFALLTEKMGSLAAQLADGAITEVEFAYLGEVAEMKQNLKYPTRMGLKGLLDKALHEPANLVNAEFIAQQRGMTVVEKTSADAGDYKSLVTLTFKTAKGTQTISGIITRVGPRITSINGYFMDLVPKGNVIVADHINRPGVVGPVCVLLGRYNINISNMQVGKVDVGSESLMILAVDDVVPAHVMQEVAGSDGIISAKFMQL from the coding sequence GTGAGCTTCAAAGTACTTGTGAGCGACCCCCTCGCAAAAGAAGGAGTCGATATTTTAAAGGGATTTTGTGATGTTGAGGAAAAAGCAGATCTGTCCGAGGATGAACTCGTCAAGATCATCGGCGAGTACGATGCACTGATTGTCCGGTCCGGGACGCAGGTCACTGCACGCATCATCGAGGCGGCCGATAAGATGAAGTACATCGGTCGTGCCGGTGTCGGTGTGGACAACATCGACTGTGATGCGGCTACGAAGAAAGGCATCATTGTTTCCAATGCTCCCGAAGGCAATACGCTCGCGGCAACGGAACACACCATCGCCATGATGATGGCGCTTGCGCGTAACATTCCGCAGGCGACTGCGTCCCTGAAGAAGGGCGAGTGGAAGCGTTCCAAGTTTATGGGCAACGAGATGAACGGCAAGGTGCTTGGTGTGGTCGGATTCGGCAGAATCGGCCGCGAGGTTTCCAAGCGTGCCCAGGCACTGCAGATGACGGTCATCGCCTATGATCCGTTCATTCCGGCTGAGGTCGGGGCTGCGATGGGTGTTGAGATGATGAGCGTGGCCGAGCTGTTTACGAAGGCTGATGTGATTACGGTGCATACGCCGCTGATTCCGTCCACGACGCATCTGATCAACAAGGAGTCGATTGCGACCATGAAGGACGGTGTCCGGCTGATCAACTGTGCCCGCGGCGGTATCATTGATGAGGCGGCTCTCTATGAGGCAATCACTTCCGGGAAGGTTGCGGGTGCTGCGCTTGATGTGTTTGAGCAGGAGCCGCCGACCGATTCTCCGCTTCTTTCCCTCGATAAGGTTATCGTGACTCCGCATCTTGGTGCAAGTACGGTTGAGGCGCAGAAGAATGTGGCAATTTCGGTTGCCCAGCAGTGTATCGAGGTGCTGAAGGGCGGGTCTGCCAGAAATGCGGTGAACGCGCCGCTGGTTGCTCCGGAGCTCCGCCCGAAGCTTGAGCCGTTTGCGCTTCTGACCGAGAAGATGGGCAGTCTTGCGGCACAGCTCGCAGACGGTGCGATTACCGAGGTTGAGTTTGCCTATCTCGGTGAGGTTGCCGAGATGAAGCAGAACCTGAAGTACCCGACCCGTATGGGTCTGAAGGGTCTGCTGGACAAGGCGCTGCACGAGCCGGCAAATCTTGTGAATGCGGAGTTTATTGCGCAGCAGCGCGGTATGACTGTTGTGGAGAAGACGTCTGCGGATGCGGGCGACTATAAATCGCTCGTGACGCTGACGTTTAAGACCGCAAAGGGTACGCAGACGATCTCCGGTATTATTACCCGTGTTGGTCCCCGCATTACTTCTATCAACGGCTACTTCATGGATCTTGTGCCGAAGGGCAACGTGATTGTTGCCGATCACATTAACCGTCCGGGCGTTGTCGGGCCGGTGTGTGTTCTGCTCGGGAGGTACAATATTAATATCTCGAATATGCAGGTCGGGAAGGTGGATGTCGGGTCTGAGTCGCTGATGATTCTTGCTGTGGATGATGTTGTTCCTGCGCATGTGATGCAGGAGGTCGCCGGAAGCGACGGTATCATTTCGGCAAAGTTCATGCAGCTGTAA
- a CDS encoding phosphoglycerate kinase has protein sequence MKFGTLADVETRGKTVLVRVDLNSPIDPSTSMILDDKRFREHVPTIQALEESRVVVLAHQSRPGKKDFTTLEAHADRLERLLGMPVTYVDDIFGRCAKEAVRKSHPGDVLLLENVRFSAEENLTMKPEDARNTHLVRKLASMADLFVNDAFGTAHRSQPTITGLPFAMRTVAGLLMEKEVKNLSRVFTSAPKPVTFVLGGTKVDDSLSVAGHVLANGTADRVAIIGVVANVFYLAMGIDIGAPSAGLIKTLGYEGEVARARAILDAYPDKVILPECVAVKQNEERREYAVAETPADCPILDMGSESIEVFSKLLRESGTVVFNGPAGMFEERDFATGTYELLHAAAKAEFSVCGGGHTAAVIEQLGLEPMYSHLSTGGGACIEFLTGKKLPALDALERSWELFGCRN, from the coding sequence ATGAAATTTGGTACGCTTGCTGATGTGGAAACCCGTGGTAAGACGGTTCTTGTCCGTGTTGATCTGAATTCGCCGATTGATCCGTCCACGAGTATGATTCTTGATGATAAGCGGTTCCGCGAGCATGTTCCGACGATTCAGGCGCTGGAGGAGTCCCGGGTTGTTGTTCTTGCGCATCAGAGCCGGCCGGGGAAGAAGGATTTTACGACGCTGGAGGCGCATGCCGACCGGCTGGAGCGTCTGCTCGGGATGCCGGTTACGTATGTGGATGATATCTTCGGCCGCTGTGCGAAGGAGGCGGTGCGTAAGTCGCATCCGGGCGATGTGCTTCTTTTGGAGAATGTCCGGTTCAGTGCTGAGGAGAATCTTACGATGAAGCCGGAGGATGCACGGAATACGCATCTGGTGCGAAAGCTTGCGTCCATGGCGGATCTTTTTGTGAATGATGCGTTTGGGACGGCGCATCGTTCGCAGCCGACGATCACGGGTCTGCCGTTTGCGATGCGCACCGTTGCGGGACTTTTGATGGAGAAGGAGGTTAAAAATCTCTCCCGCGTGTTTACGTCCGCACCAAAGCCGGTGACGTTTGTTCTCGGCGGGACGAAGGTGGATGATTCTCTTTCGGTTGCGGGTCATGTTCTGGCGAATGGTACGGCAGACCGGGTGGCGATCATCGGGGTTGTGGCGAATGTTTTCTATCTTGCGATGGGTATTGATATCGGGGCGCCGTCTGCGGGTCTGATTAAGACTCTGGGGTATGAGGGTGAGGTTGCCAGGGCACGGGCGATTCTTGATGCGTATCCGGATAAGGTGATTCTGCCTGAGTGTGTGGCGGTTAAGCAGAATGAGGAGCGCCGCGAGTATGCGGTTGCGGAGACGCCTGCGGATTGTCCGATTCTTGATATGGGCAGTGAGTCTATTGAGGTCTTTTCCAAACTTCTCCGCGAGTCGGGGACGGTTGTTTTCAACGGTCCGGCAGGGATGTTTGAGGAGCGGGATTTTGCGACCGGTACGTACGAGCTTTTGCATGCGGCGGCGAAGGCGGAGTTTTCCGTCTGCGGCGGGGGTCATACGGCGGCGGTTATTGAGCAGCTTGGTCTTGAGCCGATGTACTCGCATCTGTCTACCGGCGGGGGTGCGTGTATTGAGTTCCTGACGGGGAAGAAGCTGCCGGCCCTTGATGCTCTGGAGAGGTCCTGGGAGTTGTTCGGCTGCCGGAACTGA
- a CDS encoding winged helix-turn-helix transcriptional regulator translates to MFIHIGHFFDKTPYGEFVGKAIFPIASSLLGLCFFIIFSRRNSPEQDPASTTAKILQYLKEHPGSRQQQIVTGIQKSRGAVAYQLYRLMNENKVETIDVPNGTGYYLKQDALSPPEILVRAALENPQTREILALLSRHPHLTRHQIAEALKKSPDTIYWHLVNIDRKILTVHKKRNGHQYSLSPEAGRIYTELTHHRIP, encoded by the coding sequence ATGTTCATACATATCGGTCATTTTTTTGATAAGACACCATATGGAGAATTTGTCGGGAAGGCTATCTTTCCGATTGCAAGTTCTCTCCTCGGCCTCTGCTTCTTCATCATCTTCAGCCGGAGAAACTCTCCGGAACAAGATCCGGCATCCACCACCGCAAAAATTCTCCAGTACCTCAAAGAACACCCCGGAAGCCGCCAGCAGCAGATCGTTACCGGCATTCAGAAATCACGCGGTGCCGTGGCATACCAGCTCTACCGGCTGATGAACGAGAACAAAGTGGAAACCATCGACGTACCGAACGGCACCGGCTACTACCTCAAACAGGATGCCCTCTCCCCGCCCGAAATTCTGGTTCGCGCCGCACTGGAAAACCCGCAGACGCGGGAAATTCTTGCACTGCTCTCCCGGCACCCGCATCTCACCCGCCACCAGATCGCCGAAGCCCTGAAAAAATCACCCGACACCATCTACTGGCACCTCGTCAATATAGACAGAAAAATCCTTACCGTACACAAAAAACGAAACGGACACCAGTACTCACTCTCTCCCGAAGCAGGACGGATCTATACCGAACTGACGCATCACCGGATTCCCTGA
- the purL gene encoding phosphoribosylformylglycinamidine synthase subunit PurL — MLAVDDERYIRSVLGRDLTPLETAAFENLWSEHCSYRSTRKFLKTLPSTGDSVIIGPGDDAAIVKFSDDTVLAIAMESHNHPSYLSPYSGAATGVGGIVRDVISMGARPAGILAPWYFGNLAEEKTRWLIRNATAGAADYSNTINVPALSGYQMFDESFSGNPLINVVCFGLMKPNRFMFGKAFKTGWKLILFGAKTGRDGLGGAAFASGDIAKDAGEGGAATTCVDGHPDIEARLIAATLELFERKTILACRDLGAAGLCGASSEMCVDVGARIFADAVPLGDTEMSVTEILLSESQERMLAEIHPDKVAEALEVCAKYDLSCAVVGETTGNDRYVVEFGGEVVCDLPIRLLAGGAPEREFPVRPYAAVREFVRPEGSLRELALAVLSHPDLADNSMHAAQFNAQAQGRTYAMTPFYSVLEMDGMGLSLACGCNARHTFLSPYAGAANAVLELACHIASVGGVPICVLDNLNFGSPESPEVMWQVSETVKGMGDMCRALGVPVVGGNVSLYNESEVCGTGIKPTPVVAMFGKGDLIGWEWPDVGDSIAVVGETMPEFGGSVLDAVTGCGGAAPEVGSVAALPVVRDLVERAQVSGSMAITRGGLLYALVNLAAQARVTIEGDVLTKLFSETYGRFLVTVSDEGVLRESGLPYEVIGEITADGMLTIDAGAERVVLTQQDLFMAGSSVTRACRAR, encoded by the coding sequence ATGCTGGCAGTTGATGATGAGAGATATATCCGGTCCGTTCTCGGGCGGGATCTGACGCCGCTTGAGACGGCTGCGTTTGAGAATCTGTGGAGCGAGCACTGTAGTTACCGTTCCACCAGAAAGTTTCTGAAAACACTTCCGTCCACGGGTGATAGTGTGATTATCGGACCGGGCGATGATGCGGCGATTGTGAAGTTTTCGGATGATACGGTTCTGGCAATTGCGATGGAGTCCCATAATCATCCAAGTTATCTGAGTCCGTATTCGGGTGCGGCGACCGGTGTCGGCGGTATTGTCCGGGATGTGATTTCGATGGGTGCCCGGCCTGCGGGGATTCTGGCTCCGTGGTATTTCGGGAATCTTGCGGAGGAGAAGACGCGGTGGCTGATCCGGAATGCTACTGCGGGGGCTGCGGATTATAGTAATACGATTAATGTTCCGGCGCTTTCGGGGTATCAGATGTTTGATGAGAGTTTTTCGGGGAATCCTCTGATTAATGTGGTGTGTTTTGGGCTGATGAAGCCGAACCGGTTTATGTTCGGGAAGGCGTTTAAGACGGGATGGAAGCTGATTCTGTTTGGTGCAAAGACGGGACGGGATGGTCTTGGCGGTGCGGCGTTTGCGTCCGGTGATATTGCAAAGGATGCGGGAGAGGGAGGTGCTGCGACGACGTGTGTTGACGGGCATCCGGATATTGAGGCTCGTCTGATTGCGGCGACGCTGGAGTTGTTTGAGAGGAAGACAATTCTTGCGTGCCGTGATCTGGGGGCGGCCGGTCTTTGTGGTGCGTCGTCGGAGATGTGTGTGGATGTGGGGGCGCGGATTTTTGCGGATGCGGTGCCGCTTGGTGATACGGAGATGAGTGTTACGGAGATTTTGTTGTCGGAGTCGCAGGAGCGGATGCTGGCGGAGATTCATCCGGATAAGGTGGCGGAGGCTCTGGAGGTATGTGCGAAGTATGATCTTTCGTGTGCGGTGGTGGGGGAGACTACGGGCAATGATCGGTATGTGGTTGAGTTCGGCGGGGAGGTTGTGTGTGATCTGCCGATTCGGCTGCTGGCCGGTGGTGCGCCGGAGCGGGAGTTTCCGGTAAGGCCGTATGCGGCGGTGCGGGAGTTTGTCCGGCCGGAGGGGTCGCTGCGGGAGCTTGCGCTTGCGGTTTTGTCGCATCCGGATCTTGCGGATAATAGTATGCATGCCGCACAGTTTAATGCGCAGGCGCAGGGGAGAACGTATGCGATGACACCGTTTTATTCGGTGCTGGAGATGGACGGGATGGGGTTGTCGCTTGCGTGCGGGTGTAATGCCCGGCATACGTTTCTGAGTCCGTATGCGGGTGCGGCGAATGCGGTGCTGGAGCTTGCGTGCCATATTGCGTCGGTGGGGGGTGTGCCAATCTGTGTTCTGGATAATCTGAACTTCGGGTCGCCGGAGAGTCCGGAGGTTATGTGGCAGGTTTCGGAGACGGTGAAGGGTATGGGCGATATGTGCCGTGCGCTGGGTGTTCCGGTGGTGGGCGGGAATGTTTCGCTGTATAATGAGTCGGAGGTGTGCGGTACGGGTATTAAGCCGACGCCGGTTGTTGCGATGTTTGGGAAGGGGGATCTGATCGGCTGGGAGTGGCCGGATGTGGGAGACAGTATTGCGGTTGTGGGGGAGACGATGCCGGAGTTTGGCGGTTCGGTTCTGGATGCAGTGACCGGCTGCGGTGGTGCGGCTCCTGAGGTGGGGAGTGTTGCGGCGCTGCCGGTTGTCCGGGATCTGGTGGAGAGGGCGCAGGTGAGCGGGTCGATGGCGATTACGCGGGGCGGTTTGTTGTATGCGCTGGTGAATCTTGCGGCGCAGGCACGGGTGACGATTGAGGGGGATGTGCTGACGAAGTTGTTTTCGGAGACGTACGGGAGGTTTTTGGTGACAGTTTCGGATGAAGGTGTCCTGAGGGAGAGCGGGTTGCCGTATGAGGTGATCGGGGAGATTACGGCGGATGGGATGTTGACGATTGATGCGGGTGCGGAGCGGGTTGTGCTGACGCAGCAGGATCTGTTTATGGCGGGGAGTTCGGTTACGCGGGCGTGCCGTGCACGGTGA
- a CDS encoding clostripain-related cysteine peptidase, whose protein sequence is MARYTTILLIVLLLIGIIGGAFFFTQINPPKTGTTITLYVLGSNLESTTGEATKNLRTIAQIWEPGMVDILIAYGAARKDGWNNDVAITNISLLKQDLADGQIGLDTDEQGTTIPTRYILNRLTNTDMADPTTLAYYLDYAETYRIQHNLQNTNNIIILWSHGYGYDGFGSNKITGTKLTLRDLTTAFQTANQSKTPYDLLIFDACLMASLEAADTVYPYAHYLVASQDLTPLGGLNYTAFISTVTKNPEIDPQTLGTIIVDTYIQQNQKEPKTLSLVDLTRTPAVVDSLNNLGSELTNDLTTNPRIVHSLNRAYNDSQGFGALGTSTSTIQAIDLGQFAKNINEDQNFTSKTRQAAASLITTLNTYILHANSTNNYTAATGITVAAPLNKFKQEMPQTIQFDQSGWADYLTAYFANPDANGHPHPKLA, encoded by the coding sequence ATGGCCCGCTACACCACCATTCTCTTAATTGTTCTTCTCCTCATCGGAATAATTGGAGGTGCCTTCTTCTTCACCCAGATCAACCCTCCTAAAACCGGTACAACCATAACCCTCTATGTTCTCGGCTCTAACCTTGAGAGTACCACAGGAGAAGCAACCAAAAACCTCCGCACTATTGCACAAATTTGGGAACCCGGCATGGTAGATATTCTCATTGCCTATGGGGCCGCACGAAAAGATGGCTGGAATAATGATGTGGCCATTACAAATATCTCCCTCCTTAAACAGGATCTTGCTGATGGACAAATCGGTCTCGATACTGATGAGCAGGGTACTACTATTCCGACCCGTTATATTCTCAATCGGCTCACTAATACCGATATGGCCGACCCGACCACACTCGCCTACTACCTCGACTACGCAGAAACCTATCGCATCCAGCACAACCTCCAAAACACCAACAATATCATCATCCTCTGGAGTCACGGATACGGATACGATGGATTTGGCAGCAACAAAATTACTGGGACAAAACTCACCCTGCGGGATCTCACCACTGCATTCCAGACCGCAAACCAAAGCAAAACTCCCTATGATCTTCTTATCTTTGATGCCTGCCTCATGGCTTCACTTGAGGCAGCAGATACCGTTTACCCGTATGCACATTATCTTGTTGCATCTCAGGATCTCACACCTCTTGGAGGTCTTAACTATACTGCATTCATCAGTACCGTCACCAAAAACCCCGAGATCGATCCCCAAACCCTGGGTACGATCATCGTTGATACCTATATCCAGCAAAACCAAAAAGAACCAAAGACCCTTTCCTTGGTTGATCTGACCAGGACACCCGCTGTGGTAGACTCCCTGAATAATCTTGGATCAGAACTTACCAATGATCTCACGACAAACCCCAGGATCGTCCATTCCCTCAACCGGGCTTATAACGACAGTCAGGGATTTGGCGCACTTGGTACATCCACCTCAACTATTCAGGCGATAGATCTTGGTCAGTTCGCAAAAAATATCAATGAAGATCAGAATTTTACTTCAAAGACCCGTCAAGCCGCTGCATCTCTCATTACTACTCTTAACACCTACATCCTCCATGCCAACAGTACAAATAACTACACAGCGGCAACCGGAATAACCGTGGCAGCTCCCCTTAATAAGTTTAAACAGGAGATGCCCCAAACCATTCAGTTCGATCAATCAGGCTGGGCAGATTACCTCACTGCTTACTTCGCCAACCCCGATGCAAATGGACACCCGCATCCTAAATTAGCATAA
- a CDS encoding translation initiation factor IF-2 subunit beta yields MVESYEDMLKSAYSGMSEPTDTGERFIMPKTKIYIEGKTTVLENFTDIAGMLNRDKDHFMKFILGELGTAGKIDGNRGVFNGKFEESQFEAIVTTYVNDYVICSECGRPDTKLVKDDRVQMLLCEACGSKRPIRKRKAKTEVQGPAIEEGKELEVHIESISKKGDGVAHIGKYILYVSGTKAGQNVKVRITRISGSVAFTQKIL; encoded by the coding sequence ATGGTTGAATCATATGAGGATATGCTGAAATCGGCGTACTCGGGGATGTCTGAGCCGACAGACACCGGTGAACGGTTCATCATGCCCAAAACCAAGATCTATATCGAGGGCAAGACCACCGTTCTGGAAAACTTCACCGACATCGCCGGCATGCTCAATCGCGACAAAGACCACTTCATGAAGTTCATCTTAGGAGAACTCGGAACCGCAGGCAAAATCGACGGCAACCGTGGCGTCTTCAACGGAAAATTCGAAGAATCGCAGTTTGAAGCAATCGTAACCACCTACGTAAACGACTACGTTATCTGTTCCGAATGCGGCCGTCCGGACACCAAACTCGTCAAAGACGACCGTGTCCAGATGCTTCTCTGCGAAGCATGCGGCTCCAAACGCCCGATCAGAAAACGCAAAGCCAAGACCGAAGTCCAGGGTCCGGCAATCGAAGAAGGCAAAGAACTGGAAGTACACATCGAATCCATCAGCAAAAAAGGCGACGGCGTTGCCCACATCGGCAAATATATCCTGTACGTCTCCGGAACCAAAGCCGGCCAGAACGTCAAAGTACGGATCACCAGAATCTCCGGCTCCGTCGCATTCACCCAAAAAATTCTCTAA
- a CDS encoding alpha/beta fold hydrolase: MHDEIRYVRSADARVAYRIVGSGMPLVIVSGLGDSMKDWKESIIRMLAKRFCVILPDNRGIGLTGMGSVSPQKMTICRYAEDVHAVVEGEGFSEIFLLGHSMGGMIAQEFTLRYPGMVKKLMLFATDYGPESSYRARLMNRCVHPLQALCVIAPWHTKGFRAGACAIAAWEGSKDRLGEIGCPTFLLFGDADFLMHPDVAYEMQRMIPHAELRMISGGTHRMHDLYPAEFARTVLAFFDS; this comes from the coding sequence ATGCATGATGAGATACGGTACGTGAGGTCAGCGGATGCGAGGGTTGCGTACCGGATTGTCGGGTCCGGGATGCCGCTTGTGATAGTCAGCGGTCTTGGTGATTCGATGAAGGACTGGAAGGAGTCGATTATCCGGATGCTGGCTAAGAGGTTCTGTGTGATTCTGCCGGACAACCGCGGGATAGGTCTGACCGGGATGGGGTCGGTTTCTCCCCAGAAGATGACGATCTGCCGGTATGCGGAGGATGTGCATGCGGTGGTGGAGGGGGAGGGGTTTTCGGAGATTTTTCTGCTCGGTCATTCGATGGGCGGGATGATTGCCCAGGAGTTTACGCTGAGGTATCCGGGGATGGTGAAGAAGCTTATGCTGTTTGCGACGGATTACGGACCGGAGTCGTCGTACCGGGCACGTCTGATGAACCGCTGTGTGCATCCGCTGCAGGCGTTGTGCGTGATTGCGCCGTGGCATACGAAGGGGTTCCGGGCAGGTGCGTGTGCGATTGCGGCGTGGGAGGGGTCGAAAGACCGGCTCGGGGAGATTGGGTGCCCGACGTTTCTGTTGTTTGGAGATGCGGATTTTCTGATGCATCCGGATGTTGCGTATGAGATGCAGAGGATGATTCCGCATGCGGAGCTGCGGATGATTTCCGGCGGGACGCACCGGATGCATGATCTGTATCCGGCAGAGTTTGCAAGAACGGTTCTGGCGTTTTTTGATTCGTGA
- a CDS encoding DNA-directed RNA polymerase subunit L, which produces MKLKIIELEKSKIRLSLEGEGHTFMNALTEEILTDPEVDVAKYVIEFQFSDPELFVTMKKGSQKDPVTVIREACDRISGRCDDLLGCLKN; this is translated from the coding sequence ATGAAGCTGAAGATCATCGAGCTCGAGAAAAGCAAGATACGGCTGAGCCTGGAAGGGGAAGGACATACGTTTATGAATGCACTGACCGAGGAGATTCTGACGGATCCCGAGGTTGATGTGGCGAAGTATGTGATTGAGTTTCAGTTTTCCGATCCGGAGCTGTTTGTTACGATGAAGAAAGGGTCACAGAAGGATCCGGTTACGGTTATCCGCGAGGCGTGCGACCGCATCTCAGGGAGATGCGATGATCTGCTTGGCTGTCTGAAGAACTGA
- a CDS encoding 30S ribosomal protein S13 gives MVEESELKYFVRIINNDLDGTQPVQLALTGIKGIGLHAALVISRRAGVDTHATMGLLADEDVARLEEQVLAYPTSVPAWMVNRPVDVYSGVPKHLYGSDLALAKEDDINLMKKMRCYRGIRHENGLKVRGQGTKSTGRFGKIVGVSKRRNT, from the coding sequence ATGGTTGAAGAGTCAGAACTGAAATATTTTGTGCGGATCATTAACAATGATCTGGACGGTACCCAGCCGGTACAGCTTGCGCTGACCGGAATTAAGGGCATCGGCCTCCACGCCGCACTCGTCATCTCCCGCCGTGCAGGAGTCGACACCCACGCAACAATGGGTCTCCTCGCAGACGAAGATGTCGCGCGCCTTGAGGAACAGGTACTTGCATACCCGACCTCAGTCCCGGCATGGATGGTCAACCGCCCGGTAGATGTGTACTCCGGAGTTCCGAAGCACCTCTACGGCAGCGACCTTGCACTCGCAAAAGAAGACGACATCAACCTCATGAAGAAGATGCGCTGCTACCGCGGCATTCGTCATGAGAACGGCCTGAAGGTACGTGGTCAGGGCACCAAGTCCACCGGACGGTTCGGCAAGATTGTCGGTGTTTCCAAGAGGCGGAACACGTAA
- a CDS encoding 30S ribosomal protein S4, whose protein sequence is MGYPGKNTKQYSSPKRRFEKSRIESERVLAITYGLRNKREIWRATDVLRKHRGGAREVLAMVSAVGETPKTVARRDELINTLQRYGMIGANAAMDDILSLKIEDILERRLQTIVYRKGLARSPKQARQLITHGHIAINGQRVSVPSYMVSVAEEAGIAYYATSSLADDANGERQRIMNVRA, encoded by the coding sequence ATGGGATATCCAGGAAAGAACACCAAACAGTACTCCTCTCCGAAACGCCGCTTTGAAAAGTCGCGTATCGAGAGCGAGCGTGTACTCGCTATCACCTACGGTCTTCGTAACAAGCGTGAGATCTGGAGAGCAACCGACGTCCTGCGCAAACACCGCGGAGGCGCCCGTGAAGTGCTCGCAATGGTCTCTGCCGTTGGCGAGACCCCGAAAACCGTCGCACGCCGCGACGAACTGATCAACACCCTTCAGCGCTACGGCATGATCGGTGCAAACGCCGCAATGGATGACATTCTCTCCTTAAAGATTGAAGACATCCTTGAGCGCCGTCTGCAGACCATCGTCTACCGCAAGGGTCTTGCACGCAGCCCGAAACAGGCACGCCAGTTAATCACCCACGGTCACATCGCCATCAACGGCCAGCGTGTGTCCGTCCCGAGCTACATGGTGTCCGTCGCAGAAGAAGCAGGCATTGCATACTATGCAACCTCCAGCCTCGCCGACGATGCAAACGGTGAACGCCAGCGTATTATGAATGTGAGGGCGTGA
- a CDS encoding 30S ribosomal protein S11, whose amino-acid sequence MAEASEKWGIAHIFASFNNTIITVTDLSGAETICKSSGGMVVKQARNESSPYAAMQMAINIAQAAKEKGITGLHIRVRAPGNGKQRSPGPGAQAAIRALSRAGMRIGRIEDVTPVPHDSIRPAGGRRGRRV is encoded by the coding sequence ATGGCAGAAGCAAGCGAAAAGTGGGGCATTGCACATATCTTTGCCTCCTTCAACAACACGATCATCACCGTCACCGACCTGTCCGGTGCAGAAACCATCTGCAAGAGCAGCGGTGGTATGGTCGTCAAGCAGGCCCGCAATGAATCTTCTCCGTATGCAGCAATGCAGATGGCGATCAACATTGCCCAGGCAGCAAAGGAAAAGGGAATCACCGGACTTCATATCCGCGTCCGTGCACCCGGCAACGGAAAGCAGCGCTCTCCGGGACCCGGAGCACAGGCCGCAATCCGTGCGCTTTCCCGTGCAGGTATGCGTATCGGCAGAATCGAAGATGTAACTCCGGTACCGCACGACAGCATCCGCCCAGCGGGTGGTAGAAGAGGCAGGAGAGTCTGA